From one Colletotrichum destructivum chromosome 3, complete sequence genomic stretch:
- a CDS encoding Putative WD40/YVTN repeat-like-containing domain superfamily: protein MAFQTNVFRNGAWVTETIDLQTVLRGSTTTAVPDPPSLPIPPTCGILTRTIIESPIARWVLPARLRSARHNDVAFVGDRYVSINELRKDGQLQEVLRKNDFGCRIRNALVIGNKYEHFRVIADESGPDHIKSEDEDDDTQMADFSSASGTGGSHGLLPPHLLLLVLESGSFLFLFIRRDLHGKLEFVVSPFHNPARRLGNLGFHVAVDPRSRYIAVADAQNKFVIYELESMEFMGDQYMRHKSINPIKTHYPRALQGTILKMEFLYPRPEDEDHVILLLIVVKGDRSKMVIYEWERGDDLSQVLAEEKRGHRIAPEHRLPLLIIPLTVRSSFFAVSEHALGICKDPLQGPPDIETINPISHPATPFHHGTGVPLWTAWDRPVRRRRYYDTKDLIYLAREDGVIVFFEFNATDILSAAMNVGDCNCNISAAFTTMYDAYSDVAIVAGDSGPGMVFQLKPREPLVELGTIPNWSCAVDFVTTDALTTWNPESGPRGKPVVPWRQRTLDNLASPDKVLCASGNGPQGSITELRYGLPANTISYFEPLPTRRVWVFKTNDANWPHQMLMASPGTSDVLLVSADLSHAEMADPMSTKFDTASRTLEAAQSPDGIITQVSEICITTIGRDHSSRYDFDGFPGVDGIAEHAAVRGSCVCVSTYAESRFQVHAFHTGNAEVSLAQSYVVDGEVTCLTLCCLNGRECIVAGVWRQNSPWIAIFTADKSEEAPELIRLDVDDISLEPDDGDAMDITPTIELVNTVVAIAESKQQTSLVMGTRSGHLLTIQLSGAAPYHRRMFKERLGTGALEVLAVDASFLPNSVLVCCSDTLLLLRNFGSRRPGHFATRHRVWVTDLKHPATASVPVISAASIPTDLGGNRIPLVLLSGERMSFTELYLQAGPVPKSLPLPGTPSKLLYSQTLQCLVVAIQIGQQPTILFMDPETGEDLSLPQDKHGNMTAFISGMGSPGDRIHAIYDWLFVRDGMTFHYLIITTAGGRLLLVTPKKEETRDPDGKSRTKIRFFTKYRLKEPAPIYAIVGDGDSIVYCAGNVLHWDVLDPVEKKLVRKKSYELNSPATSLRIVNGKISALTLSDSVVVIDHKSEHEHRDMTQIHADQVTRKSNHFFDVGECMDDQLAWPVTLLTGMDRYFTAVWTPWKEPQRELELVAEGPLPASVRKLQRGHVRPEWVATQHVPQYGSIPSTIDGAEVLGICLDGSLLHFSLLNTQAWRFLRLVENLALRSRLLFPYSYEVSVLDDEEYDAEAKETPKSMKHIDGDLLQRCIDYRALEKMISEDSDIDLLREYLDDLDDGDWTASFQDANNISKYFELAYNILDYYLAPVI, encoded by the exons ATGGCCTTTCAAACGAACGTCTTCAGGAATGGAGCCTGGGTGACGGAGACCATCGATCTACAAACTGTGCTCCGGGGCTCGACCACTACCGCGGTCCCTgaccccccttccctccccatCCCGCCGACTTGCGGCATCTTGACAAGGACCATCATCGAGAGCCCTATAGCCCGATGGGTTCTTCCAGCTCGCCTCAGATCTGCCCGTCATAACGATGTTGCCTTTGTAGGG GACCGTTATGTGAGCATCAACGAGTTACGTAAAGATGGTCAGCTTCAAGAGGTTCTTCGGAAGAACGACTTCGGCTGCCGTATTCGCAATGCCTTGGTGATCGGAAACAAGTACGAGCACTTCCGCGTTATTGCTGACGAATCTGGACCCGACCATATCAAGagcgaagatgaagacgacgacacccAAATGGCCGACTTCAGCTCTGCctccggcaccggcggctCTCATGGACTGTTGCCACCACACTTATTACTCCTCGTTCTTGAATCCGGgtccttcctcttcctcttcatcagGAGGGACCTGCATGGCAAGCTAGAGTTCGTCGTTTCGCCTTTCCACAACCCAGCGAGAAGACTAGGAAATCTAGGCTTCCATGTAGCCGTTGATCCTCGGTCTCGCTACATTGCTGTTGCTGATGCCCAGAACAAATTTGTCATTTACGAACTCGAATCCATGGAGTTCATGGGCGACCAGTATATGCGTCACAAGTCAATCAATCCAATCAAGACACACTACCCCAGGGCATTACAGGGTACTATACTCAAGATGGAATTCCTTTACCCCCGTCCAGAGGACGAAGATCAcgtcatcctccttctcatcGTTGTCAAAGGTGACAGGTCCAAGATGGTCATCTACGAATGGGAACGTGGCGATGATCTCAGCCAGGTGCTTGCAGAGGAGAAGCGCGGTCATCGTATAGCACCGGAGCACCGCCTCCCGTTATTGATCATTCCTTTGACGGTGAGAAGCTCTTTTTTCGCTGTTTCCGAGCACGCCCTCGGTATCTGCAAGGATCCTCTCCAGGGCCCTCCAGATATCGAGACAATCAACCCGATCAGCCACCCCGCGACCCCTTTCCACCATGGTACTGGCGTGCCACTTTGGACAGCTTGGGATAGACCGGTACGAAGACGACGTTACTACGACACGAAAGATCTCATCTACCTAGCTCGGGAGGATGGGGTGATTGTCTTCTTTGAGTTCAATGCCACAGACATTCTTAGCGCCGCTATGAATGTCGGTGACTGCAACTGTAATATTTCCGCCGCTTTCACCACGATGTACGACGCCTATTCCGATGTTGCCATTGTTGCTGGTGATTCTGGCCCCGGGATGGTCTTCCAG CTCAAGCCTCGAGAGCCCCTCGTCGAACTTGGAACTATTCCGAATTGGTCGTGTGCCGTTGATTTTGTCACTACAGATGCTCTGACTACATGGAACCCTGAGAGCGGGCCACGCGGAAAGCCGGTTGTGCCCTGGCGACAACGAACATTAGACAACTTAGCCTCTCCAGACAAGGTCCTTTGTGCCTCGGGAAACGGCCCTCAAGGTAGCATCACAGAACTTCGCTACGGGCTTCCTGCCAACACAATCTCGTACTTCGAGCCGCTACCCACGAGAAGAGTCTGGGTGTTTAAGACCAATGATGCCAACTGGCCACATCAAATGCTGATGGCAAGCCCCGGTACCTCTGACGTCCTACTCGTATCTGCCGATCTCTCGCATGCGGAGATGGCGGACCCAATGTCAACCAAATTCGACACAGCATCCCGAACCCTGGAAGCAGCCCAGAGCCCGGACGGTATCATCACTCAAGTATCCGAGATAtgcatcaccaccatcggcCGAGACCACAG TTCCAGATATGACTTCGATGGCTTTCCTGGCGTGGACGGAATAGCGGAGCATGCGGCGGTCAGGGGCAGCTGTGTTTGTGTGTCAACCTATGCAGAGTCTCGCTTTCAGGTCCATGCATTTCACACTGGCAACGCCGAAGTGTCTCTCGCCCAGTCTTATGTTGTGGACGGCGAGGTGACTTGTCTTACACTCTGCTGTCTCAATGGCCGAGAATGTATTGTGGCTGGCGTGTGGCGACAAAATAGCCCTTGGATAGCCATCTTCACTGCCGACAAGTCTGAAGAGGCTCCCGAACTAATACGCCTCGATGTCG ACGACATATCTCTCGAGCCAGATGACGGAGATGCAATGGACATAACACCAACCATTGAGCTTGTCAACACCGTCGTGGCAATAGCGGAATCAAAGCAGCAAACGAGCCTGGTTATGGGGACTCGCAGCGGCCATTTATTAACAATTCAGCTCAGCGGCGCCGCTCCCTATCACCGACGCATGTTTAAGGAGAGACTGGGTACGGGTGCGCTGGAGGTACTTGCTGTCGATGCATCGTTTCTTCCCAACTCAGTCTTGGTCTGCTGTAGCGACACCCTTCTTCTGCTGAGGAACTTCGGGTCCAGGCGACCGGGTCACTTCGCCACCAGGCACCGAGTGTGGGTGACCGATCTGAAGCATCCCGCAACAGCGTCCGTACCAGTTATCTCCGCCGCAAGCATACCAACTGACCTTGGCGGCAACCGCATACCGCTGGTTCTTCTGTCGGGGGAGCGCATGTCCTTCACGGAGCTGTACTTGCAAGCTGGTCCGGTTCCTAAAAGTCTACCTTTGCCTGGAACACCTTCCAAATTGCTGTACTCTCAAACGCTGCAGTGTTTGGTCGTTGCAATACAAATTGGGCAACAGCCAACCATCCTGTTCATGGACCCCGAAACCGGAGAagacctctctctccctcaaGACAAGCACGGCAACATGACAGCATTCATCAGTGGTATGGGAAGCCCCGGCGATAGGATACATGCGATCTACGACTGGTTGTTCGTAAGGGATGGGATGACCTTCCATTACCTCATCATCACTACGGCAGGGGGGCGTCTCTTGCTTGTGACCccaaagaaggaagaaacCCGAGATCCCGATGGCAAGAGCAGAACGAAGATACGATTCTTCACCAAATATAGGCTGAAAGAGCCCGCGCCCATATACGCGATTGTCGGAGACGGTGACAGCATCGTCTACTGCGCCGGCAACGTGCTTCATTGGGATGTTCTTGATCCCGTTGAGAAGAAGCTTGTTCGGAAAAAGAGCTACGAACTGAATTCTCCCGCCACCTCACTACGAatcgtcaacggcaagatATCGGCATTGACCCTGAGCGATTCCGTAGTGGTCATTGACCACAAGTCGGAACACGAACACCGTGATATGACCCAGATCCATGCGGATCAGGTTACGCGGAAATCGAATCACTTTTTTGATGTCGGAGAATGTATGGATGACCAACTAGCCTGGCCAGTGACTTTGCTCACCGGTATGGACCGGTACTTTACAGCAGTGTGGACTCCATGGAAGGAGCCTCAAAGAGAGTTGGAACTTGTCGCCGAGGGTCCGCTACCGGCCAGCGTTAGGAAACTTCAACGAGGTCATGTGCGACCGGAATGGGTTGCGACGCAACATGTGCCACAGTACGGCTCCATACCAAGCACCATCGACGGAGCCGAGGTGCTGGGGATTTGCCTCGATGGGTCGCTACTGCATTTCAGCCTTCTCAACACTCAAGCATGGCGATTCCTGCGCCTTGTGGAGAACCTGGCCTTGAGAAGCCGACTGCTGTTCCCGTACAGCTACGAAGTCTCGGTCCTAGATGACGAGGAGTACGACGCGGAGGCAAAGGAGACACCCAAGTCGATGAAGCACATTGACGGTGACCTTCTTCAACGGTGCATCGATTATCGGGCGTTGGAGAAGATGATATCGGAAGACAGCGATATTGACCTGCTGCGGGAGTATCTGGACGATCTGGACGACGGAGACTGGACAGCATCATTCCAGGACGCCAACAACATTTCAAAGTACTTTGAGTTGGCCTACAACATCCTAGACTATTACCTGGCTCCTGTCATTTGA
- a CDS encoding Putative small GTP-binding protein: MPPKKKGNKARANDDWENELGETIAPAAATLEADAEKPAEEEDETPGGLMATMRKNREKRKKKGIEEPPAAPEPEVEAEPSPSLAEKAPEEATMEDEFALPQKKGKGGKGKQAPAATAAPAADDEGDGPGRVLTKAEKEKLKKEREKQRKKEQAAKKKTTAPAAKAEPAKAAPEKKDSPTPAADAVAPPPAEEKGGKKKKIPAALAALQKQQEELRRQQEEQARFAEEEKKRIEEEERAANEENKRREEAKALKKQKEKEKIEQLKKEGKFMTKAQKEEKARNERKLQQMLAAGIKVGPADEGEGDKKKKVTYDNKKKGGRKAQDKIDEERALAEAAERARKEAERLHKEAEEKAAKEKAEAEAAAAKKKAAEASDLEDDWEAAAASDEEDVKDSWDADSDEEQEKKAKAANGKPEKPSQKDEDEGDDEEDDSDSDSDSDDSEEDEKETAARQAELQRKREAAERREKAHQAALAARSKDNLRSPICCILGHVDTGKTKLLDKIRQTNVQEGEAGGITQQIGATYFPVEAIKQKVAVVNTDGSFEFKVPGLLVIDTPGHESFSNLRSRGSSLCNIAILVVDIMHGLEPQTLESMRMLRDRKTPFVVALNKIDRLYGWKKVDNNGFQESLALQPRGVQNEFKNRLEQTKLAFAEQGFNAELFYENKSMAKNVSLIPTSAHTGEGIPDMLKLIIQLTQERMVGSLMYLSEVQATVLEVKAIEGFGMTVDVVLSNGILREGDRIVLCGVEGAICTNIRALLTPAPMRELRLKSAYVHNKEVKAALGVKISAPGLEGAIAGSRMLVVGPDDDEDDIIDEVESDLATLFNRVEKTGRGVSVQASTLGSLEALLDFLKDCKIPVANVGIGPVYKRDVMQAGIMLEKAADFAVMLCFDVKVDKEAQQYADDVGVKIFTADIIYHLFDAFTKHMAELLEKKKEESKMLAVFPCVLNTVAVFNKTNPIVVGVDVVEGQLKINTPIAVVKNNAVTGLKEVINLGRVTSIERDHKQIPVCKRGQPSVAVKIEMGGHQPTYGRQLEESDTLYSLISRASIDTLKEFYRKDVSNDEWQLIIKLKPLFDIH, translated from the exons ATGCctcccaagaagaaggggaacAAGGCTCGCGCCAACGATGACTGGGAGAATGAGCTCGGCGAGACCatcgcccccgccgccgccactctAGAAGCTGATGCCGAAAAGCcagccgaggaggaagatgagacCCCCGGCGGTCTCATGGCCACCATGCGCAAGAacagagagaagagaaagaagaagggcatcgAGGAGCCCCCCGCCGCTCCCGAGCctgaggtcgaggccgaacCTTCGCCCAGCCTCGCTGAGAAGGCTCCCGAGGAAGCCACTATGGAAGACGAGTTCGCTCTGCCCCAGAAGAAAGGCAAGGGTGGCAAGGGCAAGCAGGCTCCCgcagccaccgccgcccccgctgccgatgacgagggggATGGCCCCGGTCGCGTCCTGACCAAGGCCGAAAAGGAGAagttgaagaaggagagggagaagcaGCGTAAGAAGGAGCAG GctgcgaagaagaagaccacTGCCCCTGCCGCAAAGGCTGAACCTGCTAAGGCAGCtcccgagaagaaggactccccgacgcccgccgccgacgccgttgctCCCCCGCCTGCCGAAGAGAAGGGTggtaagaagaagaagattcCCGCTGCCCTCGCTGCGCTCCAGAAACAGCAGGAGGAGCTTCGTCGCCAGCAAGAAGAACAGGCTCGCTTCgccgaagaggagaagaagagaatcgaggaggaggagcgcgcCGCCAATGAGGAAAACAAGCGCAGagaggaggccaaggctcttaagaaacaaaaagaaaaggagaagatcGAACAACTaaagaaggagggcaagTTCATGACCAAGGCCCAGAAAGAGGAAAAGGCTCGCAACGAGCGTAAGCTTCAGCAGATGCTTGCTGCCGGTATCAAGGTTGGtcccgccgacgagggcgagggcgataagaagaagaaggtcacctacgacaacaagaagaagggaggcCGCAAGGCGCAAGACAAG ATCGACGAAGAAAGGGCCCTTGCTGAGGCTGCCGAGCGCGCCAGAAAGGAGGCCGAACGTCTCCACAAGGAGGCAGAAgagaaggcggccaaggaaaAGGCAGAGGCtgaagctgccgccgccaagaagaaggccgctgAAGCCAGTGACTTGGAAGACGACTGggaggctgccgccgcttctgacgaggaggacgtcaAGGACAGCTGGGATGCCGACAGCGACGAAGAGCAAGAaaagaaggcgaaggcggccAACGGCAAACCCGAGAAGCCCAGTcagaaggacgaggatgagggcgatgatgaggaggacgactCCGACTCCGACTCTGATTCCGACGACTctgaagaagatgagaaggagACAGCAGCTCGCCAAGCCGAGCTTCAGCGCAAGAGGGAGGCCGCGGAACGTCGCGAGAAGGCTCACCAGGCCGCGCTGGCAGCGAGATCCAAAGACAACCTCCGATCTCCCATTTGCTGTATTCTGGGCCACGTCGATACCGGAAAGACGAAGCTTCTCGACAAGATCCGTCAGACCAACGTGCAAGAGGGCGAAGCTGGTGGTATTACTCAACAGATTGGTGCCACCTACTTCCCTGTTGAGGCCATCAAGCAGAAGGTAGCCGTCGTCAACACCGACGGCTCCTTCGAGTTCAAGGTCCCCGGACTGCTGGTCATTGATACCCCTGGCCACGAGTCCTTCTCCAACTTGCGTTCTCGTGGTTCATCGCTCTGCAACATCGCCATTCTTGTCGTCGATATCATgcacggcctcgagccgcaAACCTTGGAGTCGATGAGAATGCTTCGTGACAGGAAGACCCCCTTCGTTGTCGCTCTCAACAAGATCGATCGTCTGTACGGCTGGAAGAAGGTCGACAACAATGGTTTCCAAGAGAGTTTGGCTCTGCAGCCCAGAGGTGTGCAGAACGAGTTCAAGAACCGCCTGGAGCAGACCAAGCTCGCCTTTGCCGAGCAGGGTTTCAACGCCGAGCTCTTCTACGAGAACAAGTCTATGGCCAAGAACGTCTCCCTCATCCCCACCTCTGCCCACACCGGCGAGGGTATCCCCGACATGCTGAAGCTCATCATCCAGCTCACCCAGGAGCGCATGGTTGGATCCCTCATGTATCTTTCCGAGGTCCAGGCTACAGTCCTTGAGGTCAAGGCCATTGAAGGTTTCGGCATGACTGTCGATGTCGTCTTGTCCAACGGTATCTTACGCGAGGGTGACAGGATCGTCTTGTGCGGTGTGGAAGGCGCCATCTGCACAAACATTCGTGCCTTGTTGACGCCGGCACCGATGCGTGAACTGCGTCTCAAGTCGGCGTATGTGCACAAcaaggaggtcaaggccgcTTTGGGTGTCAAGATCAGTGCCCCTGGTCTTGAGGGTGCCATTGCCGGTTCTCGTATGTTGGTCGTcggccccgacgacgacgaggacgacatcatcgacgaggtcgagtcTGATCTCGCCACCTTGTTCAACCGTGTCGAGAAGACCGGCCGTGGTGTCAGTGTCCAGGCGTCCACCCTCGGTTCCCTCGAGGCGCTGTTGGACTTCCTCAAGGATTGCAAGATCCCCGTCGCcaacgtcggcatcggccctGTTTACAAGCGTGATGTCATGCAAGCCGGTATCATGCTTGAGAAGGCAGCCGACTTCGCCGTCATGCTTTGCTTCGATgtcaaggtcgacaaggaAGCGCAGCAGTACGcagacgacgtcggcgtcaagATCTTTACGGCAGACATTATCTACCATCTCTTCGACGCCTTTACCAAGCATATGGCTGAGctcttggagaagaagaaggaggagtcTAAGATGCTGGCTGTCTTCCCCTGCGTGCTCAACACCGTTGCTGTTTTCAACAAGACCAACCCCATTGTCGTCggtgtcgacgtcgtcgagggtcaGCTGAAGATCAACACGCCGATTGCTGTAGTCAAAAACAACGCCGTTACAGGTTTGAAGGAAGTTATCAACCTTGGCAGAGT CACTTCAATTGAGCGTGACCACAAGCAAATTCCCGTCTGCAAGAGGGGCCAGCCCTCGGTCGCTGTCAAGATCGAGATGGGCGGCCACCAGCCGACGTacggccgccagctcgaggagTCGGACACGCTGTACAGTCTCATCTCGCGTGCCTCCATCGACACTCTCAAGGAGTTCTACCGCAAAGACGTCAGCAACGACGAGTGGCAGCTCATCATCAAGCTCAAGCCCCTCTTCGACATCCACTAA
- a CDS encoding Putative GTPase-activating protein TBC20/Gyp8, with translation MASDLVASELVPLGSDLAPDTQTKDEATDSTQRKTQDILEACKWRNLEALKALAGTTGGFLTDTLRRKAWPILLGLTDGEYGEDIITTRREEGNSWKDLPRHRDEEQVALDVNRAFIYYPNHQDDTELEKNKSDLSDLIVEVLRRYPYLCYFQGYHDICQVFMLVLEPPWRARLVSRLSVLRIRDFMLTNLEPTVAQLRLIPDILHAADPKLKRHLAGTEPFYALAGTLTMYAHDIQAYGDIARLFDILLVREPVFSVYMFAQIVLNRRDELFDNDEDDPSMLHLILSKVPQKMDLESLIAGATGLYERYPPESLSAWRKISKASSLKTARSIESCAKQTMDQGHAYFRKQLAELKALERRQKLMRVLWAYRKGAAAAGLAVVVGLVAVYLGRRNPSPVLALANLYNKWTNGTSWTHNF, from the exons ATGGCGTCAGACCTGGTAGCTAGCGAGCTAGTTCCCCTCGGTTCTGACTTGGCGCCAGACACCCAGACCAAGGACGAGGCGACCGACTCGACCCAGCGCAAGACGCAAGATATCCTAGAAGCGTGCAAGTGGAGGAACCTTGAGGCCCTTAAGGCTCTCGCCGGTACCACAGGCGGTTTCCTCACCGACACTTTGCGCAGGAAAGCCT GGCCAATACTCCTCGGTCTTACAGATGGCGAATACGGCGAAGACATCATCACAACAAGACGAGAAGAGGGGAATTCTTGGAAAGACCTGCCGCGTCATAGAGATGAAGAACAGGTTGCTCTTGATGTCAACCGGGCTTTCATCTACTACCCAAACC ACCAGGACGATACCGAGCTCGAAAAGAACAAGAGCGATCTATCTGACCTgatcgtcgaggtcctccgcCGCTACCCCTATCTCTGCTATTTTCAGGGTTATCATGACATCTGTCAAGTCTTCATGCTTGTTCTTGAGCCGCCTTGGCGCGCTCGGCTTGTCTCGCGGCTCTCGGTGCTCCGCATACGAGACTTCATGCTCACGAACCTCGAGCCGACTGTTGCCCAGCTGCGCCTAATCCCCGACATCCTCCACGCGGCGGACCCGAAGCTCAAGCGCCACCTCGCAGGCACAGAGCCCTTCTACGCCCTCGCGGGGACGCTGACCATGTACGCCCACGACATCCAGGCGTACGGCGACATCGCCCGCCTCTTCGATATCCTTCTCGTCCGTGAGCCTGTCTTCAGCGTCTACATGTTCGCCCAGATTGTCCTGAACCGCCGTGATGAGCTCTTTGACaatgacgaggacgacccTTCCATGCTGCATCTCATCCTCTCCAAAGTCCCGCAGAAGATGGATCTCGAGTCGCTCATCGCCGGTGCCACCGGACTGTACGAGCGATACCCGCCCGAGTCGCTGTCCGCGTGGCGCAAGATATCCAAGGCGAGCTCACTCAAGACGGCGCGCTCCATCGAATCGTGCGCTAAGCAGACGATGGACCAAGGCCATGCGTATTTTCGGAAACAGCTAGCCGAGCTCAAGGCTCTGGAACGCCGTCAGAAACTCATGAGGGTACTCTGGGCGTACAGAAAGGGCGCTGCCGCGGCGGgactggccgtcgtcgtgggcCTTGTCGCCGTCTATCTGGGCCGCCGGAACCCTAGCCCTGTTCTTGCGCTGGCAAACCTGTACAACAAATGGACAAACGGGACGAGCTGGACGCATAACTTCTAG